A genome region from Paradevosia shaoguanensis includes the following:
- a CDS encoding ABC transporter substrate-binding protein, which produces MKRLLLSTSAAILALSMAGTTVPAWAQNAPDTLVVGMDVDAGTLDPRLSRDTTASRAIDLIYSGLVHITPNLSAVPDLAESWETPDPTTWIFKLRDGLKFSDGSPLTADDVVFTFTSIIDKDFNAPMRGLYTPITKVEAVDPQTVKFTLDAPYAPLLSYLDIGIVSKAAVEGGKDIGAEPLGAGPMKLAAWNRGSDIQLEANPNFWGEQPKLTKVSMKIIGDNSARAQAFEAGDLDAIQSPLSPQDITRLAADTRFGNVIVPGLGVTYINYNTKDPILADAKMRQAFSMLIDQNTIVNDIYQGVDQVASSIILPSSWAYSADIKQPTFDVEGAKKLFAEEGWTDSNNDGILDKDGNKLTVVLSTHSEDPNRVQSIEFIQAIMQSAGVDAQAQITDWPSFSTNYVQQGKHQIALLGWLNIVDPDRLLFNQLTTGGSTNWGGYSNPQVDELLQKGRTDTDQAARATDYQEAAKILASDLPYYIVSDQGYQLFYSKDIPVEVQATPRGNLRGLIGYKD; this is translated from the coding sequence ATGAAGAGACTGCTTCTTTCGACCAGCGCCGCCATCCTGGCGCTGTCCATGGCCGGGACCACCGTCCCCGCCTGGGCCCAGAATGCACCCGATACGCTCGTCGTCGGCATGGACGTGGATGCCGGCACGCTCGATCCGCGCCTGTCGCGCGATACGACCGCTTCGCGCGCCATCGACCTCATCTATTCGGGTCTCGTGCACATCACGCCGAACCTGAGCGCCGTGCCGGACCTGGCCGAAAGCTGGGAAACGCCCGATCCGACGACCTGGATCTTCAAGCTGCGCGATGGCCTCAAGTTCTCCGATGGTTCGCCGCTGACCGCCGATGACGTGGTGTTCACCTTCACCTCGATCATCGACAAGGACTTCAACGCGCCGATGCGCGGCCTCTACACCCCGATCACCAAGGTCGAGGCCGTGGACCCGCAGACCGTCAAGTTCACGCTCGACGCGCCCTATGCCCCGCTCCTCTCCTACCTCGATATCGGCATCGTCTCGAAGGCCGCCGTCGAAGGTGGCAAGGATATCGGTGCCGAGCCGCTCGGCGCCGGCCCGATGAAGCTCGCCGCCTGGAACCGCGGCAGCGACATCCAGCTCGAAGCCAACCCCAATTTTTGGGGCGAGCAGCCCAAGCTCACCAAGGTCTCGATGAAGATCATCGGTGACAACAGCGCCCGCGCGCAGGCTTTCGAAGCAGGCGACCTGGACGCCATCCAGTCCCCGCTCTCGCCGCAGGACATCACCCGTCTCGCCGCTGACACCCGCTTCGGTAATGTCATCGTGCCGGGCCTGGGCGTGACCTACATCAACTACAACACCAAGGACCCGATCCTGGCCGACGCCAAGATGCGTCAGGCGTTCTCGATGCTGATCGACCAGAACACCATCGTGAACGACATCTACCAGGGTGTGGATCAGGTCGCTTCCTCGATCATCCTGCCGTCGTCCTGGGCTTACTCCGCCGACATCAAGCAGCCGACGTTCGACGTGGAAGGCGCCAAGAAGCTCTTCGCCGAAGAGGGCTGGACCGACAGCAACAATGACGGGATCCTGGACAAGGACGGCAACAAGCTGACCGTGGTTCTCTCCACGCACAGCGAAGACCCGAACCGCGTGCAGTCCATCGAGTTCATCCAGGCCATCATGCAGTCGGCTGGCGTCGACGCGCAGGCCCAGATCACCGACTGGCCGTCGTTCTCGACCAACTACGTGCAGCAGGGCAAGCACCAGATCGCGCTGCTCGGCTGGCTCAATATCGTCGACCCGGACCGTCTGCTGTTCAACCAGCTGACCACCGGCGGCTCGACCAACTGGGGCGGTTATTCCAACCCGCAGGTCGATGAACTGCTCCAGAAGGGCCGCACCGATACCGACCAGGCTGCCCGTGCCACCGACTATCAGGAAGCCGCCAAGATCCTGGCGTCCGACCTGCCCTACTACATCGTGTCCGACCAGGGCTACCAGCTGTTCTACAGCAAGGACATCCCGGTGGAAGTTCAGGCCACCCCACGCGGAAATCTCCGCGGCCTGATCGGCTACAAGGACTAA
- a CDS encoding M24 family metallopeptidase — protein sequence MTFKQRLSADYYARVHRDIRARMAEAGIDVLLLDSNDDVIYTTGFSHYTTERPVVFALTQDKALLLIPELERTHCAKQHVAAEPVVYFEFPGIDKPFDVLARALGNVTGTIGHSAGISMARAPQIAAAFPNAKVRPSGIVSTMRLTKYPEEIVLQQEAARISDSMVAAGVAMISEAFRSGGLMPTEIEVESHIMRHALDVMNTEHEDIMFVQGISGGLVYGGLNSAYPHGMPSARRFEKGESFMLSLGCRVGGRAAESERTFILGEPSADQARFYTVAYEAQKMATEALIAGKTCASADNLALAYIRDSGMGEYCLHRVGHGMGVMFHEPPWVEGGDETILRPNMVCSTEPALYVPDLGGFRIADTVHVTEKGPNSLTKYPRKLEEIVIA from the coding sequence ATGACTTTCAAGCAGCGCCTGAGCGCAGACTATTACGCCCGCGTGCACCGCGACATCCGTGCCCGCATGGCCGAGGCCGGCATCGACGTATTGCTGCTCGATAGCAATGACGATGTGATCTACACGACCGGCTTCTCGCACTATACGACCGAGCGCCCCGTCGTCTTCGCGCTGACGCAGGACAAGGCCCTGCTCCTCATTCCCGAACTCGAGCGCACCCATTGCGCCAAGCAGCATGTCGCTGCCGAGCCGGTGGTCTATTTCGAGTTTCCCGGCATCGACAAGCCGTTCGACGTGCTGGCGCGCGCGCTTGGCAACGTCACCGGCACGATCGGCCACAGCGCCGGCATTTCGATGGCCCGCGCCCCGCAGATCGCCGCCGCCTTCCCCAATGCCAAGGTTAGGCCGAGCGGCATCGTCTCGACGATGCGTCTCACCAAGTATCCGGAAGAAATCGTGCTGCAGCAGGAAGCTGCGCGGATTTCCGACAGCATGGTCGCCGCCGGCGTCGCCATGATCTCCGAGGCCTTCCGCTCAGGCGGCCTGATGCCGACCGAGATCGAGGTCGAGAGCCATATCATGCGCCATGCGCTCGATGTGATGAATACCGAGCATGAGGACATCATGTTCGTGCAGGGCATTTCGGGCGGCCTCGTCTATGGCGGCCTCAACTCCGCCTATCCGCACGGCATGCCCTCCGCGCGCCGTTTCGAGAAAGGCGAGAGCTTCATGCTGTCGCTGGGCTGCCGCGTCGGTGGCCGCGCCGCCGAAAGCGAGCGCACCTTCATCCTCGGCGAGCCCAGCGCCGACCAGGCCCGGTTCTATACCGTCGCCTACGAAGCCCAGAAGATGGCGACCGAAGCCCTGATCGCGGGCAAGACCTGCGCGTCGGCCGACAACCTCGCCCTCGCCTATATCCGCGACAGCGGCATGGGCGAATATTGCCTGCACCGCGTCGGTCACGGCATGGGCGTGATGTTCCATGAGCCGCCATGGGTGGAGGGGGGCGACGAGACCATCCTGCGCCCGAACATGGTCTGCTCGACCGAGCCGGCGCTCTACGTGCCCGACCTTGGCGGCTTCCGTATCGCGGATACCGTCCATGTCACCGAGAAGGGGCCGAACAGCCTCACGAAATATCCACGCAAGCTCGAAGAGATCGTCATCGCATGA
- a CDS encoding ABC transporter permease codes for MIAYVTRRLLLLIPMAIGMVVVTFGLLLLIPGDPASVLLGQEASPDAIANLRAALGLDNPWYIRLWDYFVALLHGDMGRSIFQSLPVSEIIMSRLGATVELAVVALVLATLIGMTLGVIAAMKQGTWVDTVAMLFAQLGVSMPVYWLSLLLMLFFAVQLGWLPSIGRGEPLPSALWMALTGKPQVLWDSLAHIILPALALAVNSAAIISRLVRTSMLEVLREDFVRTAYAKGLRRPRVVIRHALRNALLPVLSVIGLRFGALLGGAVLTESIFAWPGLGQLTISAISQRDLPLIQGIVLTFAIIFALVNLVVDLLYAAVDPRIRLG; via the coding sequence ATGATTGCTTACGTGACACGACGCCTGCTGCTGCTCATCCCGATGGCTATCGGGATGGTGGTGGTGACGTTCGGCCTGCTGCTGCTGATCCCGGGCGATCCGGCCTCCGTGCTGCTCGGCCAGGAAGCCTCTCCGGACGCCATCGCGAACCTGCGGGCCGCGCTCGGCCTCGACAATCCCTGGTATATCCGGCTCTGGGACTATTTCGTCGCCCTGCTCCACGGAGACATGGGCCGCTCGATCTTCCAGAGCCTGCCGGTCTCCGAAATCATCATGAGCCGCCTCGGTGCGACGGTCGAACTGGCCGTGGTAGCCCTCGTGCTTGCCACGCTCATCGGTATGACGCTCGGCGTCATCGCCGCCATGAAGCAGGGCACCTGGGTCGATACCGTCGCCATGCTCTTCGCCCAGCTCGGCGTCTCGATGCCGGTTTACTGGCTCAGCCTGCTGCTCATGCTGTTCTTCGCCGTCCAGCTCGGCTGGCTGCCCTCCATCGGTCGCGGCGAGCCCCTGCCCTCCGCGCTCTGGATGGCCCTCACCGGCAAGCCGCAGGTGCTCTGGGATTCGCTGGCGCACATCATCCTGCCGGCCCTCGCGCTGGCGGTGAACTCGGCGGCCATCATCAGCCGCCTGGTCCGCACCTCGATGCTCGAAGTGCTGCGCGAGGACTTTGTCCGCACCGCCTATGCCAAGGGCCTGCGCCGTCCGCGCGTCGTCATCCGCCATGCCCTGCGCAACGCACTGCTGCCCGTGCTCTCGGTCATCGGCCTGCGCTTCGGCGCCCTGCTCGGCGGCGCGGTGCTGACCGAAAGCATCTTTGCCTGGCCCGGCCTCGGCCAGCTCACGATCTCGGCCATCTCGCAGCGCGACTTGCCGCTGATCCAGGGCATCGTCCTCACCTTCGCGATCATCTTCGCGCTGGTGAACCTCGTCGTTGATCTCCTCTATGCCGCGGTCGATCCGCGCATCAGGCTCGGGTGA
- a CDS encoding ABC transporter permease, which produces MRVPRIFRNSSLVIGALITLAIVLLALLAPYVATHGVEQMDMRNRFAWPSAAHWLGTDNFGRDLWSRLVYGAQVSLSIAIMSVGGAAIIGTTVGLVAGYFGGWVDLLLMRITDIFLGFPAIVLSLAIVAVMGPGIANVAIALVIVFWTEYARVVRSTTLVLREQNYVQAAKALGANPARIIFKEILPNALGPIIVLASLGLGTAIIAESALSFLGFGLPPPTPTWGWTLAYGTRFMRDEPWLAIVSGATIMITVLGFNLLGDGLRDILDPRQLSRGGNAKK; this is translated from the coding sequence ATGCGCGTACCTCGTATCTTCCGCAATTCCTCACTGGTCATCGGCGCGCTCATCACGCTCGCCATCGTGCTCCTCGCTTTGCTCGCCCCCTATGTGGCGACCCATGGCGTCGAGCAGATGGACATGCGCAACCGCTTCGCCTGGCCGAGCGCCGCCCACTGGCTGGGCACGGACAATTTCGGCCGCGATCTCTGGTCGCGTCTCGTCTATGGCGCGCAGGTCTCGCTCTCGATCGCCATCATGTCGGTCGGCGGCGCGGCCATCATCGGCACCACCGTGGGCCTCGTTGCAGGCTATTTCGGCGGCTGGGTCGACCTGCTCCTGATGCGCATCACCGACATCTTCCTCGGCTTTCCGGCCATCGTGCTCTCGCTCGCCATCGTGGCGGTGATGGGCCCGGGCATCGCCAATGTCGCCATCGCGCTCGTCATCGTGTTCTGGACCGAGTATGCCCGCGTCGTCCGTTCGACGACCCTGGTGCTGCGCGAACAGAACTACGTGCAGGCGGCCAAGGCGCTCGGCGCCAATCCGGCGCGGATCATCTTCAAGGAAATCCTGCCGAACGCGCTGGGCCCGATCATCGTGCTGGCCTCGCTCGGTCTGGGCACCGCGATCATCGCGGAATCCGCCCTCTCCTTCCTCGGCTTCGGCCTTCCTCCCCCGACCCCGACCTGGGGCTGGACCCTGGCCTACGGCACGCGCTTCATGCGTGACGAGCCGTGGCTGGCAATCGTTTCGGGCGCGACGATCATGATCACCGTGCTCGGATTCAATCTCCTCGGCGACGGCCTGCGCGACATCCTCGATCCGCGCCAGCTTTCGCGCGGCGGCAACGCCAAGAAATAA
- a CDS encoding succinylglutamate desuccinylase/aspartoacylase family protein, with protein MVKAINKLRHKFTTHADGSDALLFVHELVGEQDGPTIGISGSIHGNENAGSQAVLELFRAIKDLPLKGRILLLPVANPRAFAVNHRFTPLDELNLNREFPGDPRGNYTQQLADALANHYFNELDYHIDLHSGTDRPTVDYVYIWNDEPLSRAFGSKCLYRPVEGKAGTVYAGTTKSVTMDRHGTKVVTVELGGGIVDQGPYVERTVNGLLNMLRHLGVIEGAVQPNPKQIVVTELAGIRPKHGGWLEPLCPANGEVIKGGQLLGRVVSPYDFEVIEEIPTPFENGVMIMQHLTRNVVEAGDYGFMVGNLEGSTD; from the coding sequence ATGGTCAAGGCTATCAACAAGTTGCGGCACAAGTTCACCACCCATGCGGATGGCAGCGACGCCCTGCTTTTCGTCCATGAACTGGTTGGTGAGCAGGATGGCCCGACCATCGGCATTTCCGGCTCGATCCACGGCAACGAGAATGCCGGCTCGCAAGCAGTGCTCGAACTCTTCCGCGCCATCAAGGACCTGCCGCTCAAGGGCCGTATCCTCTTGCTGCCGGTTGCCAATCCGCGCGCCTTCGCGGTCAACCACCGCTTCACCCCGCTCGACGAGCTCAACCTCAACCGCGAGTTCCCCGGCGACCCGCGCGGCAACTACACCCAGCAGCTCGCCGACGCGCTGGCCAACCACTACTTCAACGAACTCGACTACCATATCGATCTGCACTCGGGCACCGACCGCCCGACCGTTGACTATGTCTACATCTGGAACGACGAGCCGCTGTCGCGCGCCTTCGGCTCCAAGTGCCTCTACCGTCCGGTCGAGGGCAAGGCGGGCACCGTCTATGCCGGCACCACCAAGTCGGTGACGATGGACCGCCACGGCACCAAGGTGGTGACCGTGGAACTGGGCGGCGGCATCGTCGACCAGGGCCCCTATGTCGAGCGCACCGTCAACGGCCTCCTCAACATGCTGCGCCACCTCGGCGTCATCGAAGGCGCGGTGCAGCCGAACCCGAAGCAGATCGTGGTCACCGAACTCGCCGGCATCCGTCCGAAGCACGGCGGCTGGCTCGAGCCGCTCTGCCCGGCCAACGGCGAAGTCATCAAGGGCGGCCAGCTTCTCGGCCGCGTCGTGAGCCCCTACGACTTCGAAGTGATCGAAGAGATCCCGACCCCGTTCGAGAACGGCGTGATGATCATGCAGCACCTGACGCGCAACGTCGTTGAAGCCGGCGATTACGGCTTCATGGTCGGCAACCTCGAAGGCTCGACCGACTGA
- a CDS encoding ABC transporter ATP-binding protein has product MTAQIQNQDRAPVLAVEGLNVRIASENGAFDVVSDMALSVAAGETVCIVGESGCGKSMTALALLRLLPEAASVAAGKIEIDGKDFLAMGQHQVEDYRGEKIAMIFQEPLTALNPVLTIGEQIAEGVRQHRKVGKKQAWARAVEVLKLVQMPDPARRATQYPHELSGGMRQRAMIALALACEPRIIVADEPTTALDVTIQAQILGLIKDLQTRLGTAQVLITHDLGVVAEVADRVIVMYAGRKVEEASVTELFDNPIHPYTRGLMGAIPRGQSAERLTDIPGTVPPIWNLPKGCAFAPRCPGASARCLEERPPFVEKSPGHFAACWEHDNV; this is encoded by the coding sequence ATGACAGCTCAAATCCAAAATCAGGATCGGGCCCCTGTGCTCGCCGTCGAAGGACTGAACGTCCGCATCGCCAGCGAGAACGGTGCGTTTGACGTGGTTTCCGACATGGCCTTGTCCGTCGCCGCCGGCGAAACCGTCTGCATTGTCGGAGAGTCCGGTTGCGGCAAGTCCATGACCGCACTGGCGCTGCTTCGTCTCCTCCCTGAGGCAGCGTCGGTGGCGGCGGGCAAGATTGAGATCGACGGCAAGGACTTCCTGGCCATGGGCCAGCATCAGGTGGAAGACTATCGCGGCGAGAAGATCGCCATGATCTTCCAGGAGCCGCTGACCGCCCTCAACCCGGTCCTGACCATCGGCGAACAGATCGCCGAAGGCGTGCGCCAGCACCGCAAGGTCGGCAAGAAGCAGGCCTGGGCCCGCGCCGTCGAAGTTCTGAAGCTCGTGCAGATGCCCGACCCGGCGCGCCGCGCCACCCAATACCCGCACGAACTCTCGGGCGGCATGCGCCAGCGCGCCATGATCGCTTTGGCGCTCGCCTGCGAGCCGCGCATCATCGTCGCGGACGAGCCGACCACGGCGCTCGACGTCACCATCCAGGCGCAGATCCTCGGGCTCATCAAGGACCTGCAGACGCGCCTCGGCACCGCCCAGGTGCTCATCACCCACGACCTCGGCGTCGTGGCGGAAGTCGCCGACCGCGTCATCGTCATGTATGCCGGCCGCAAGGTCGAGGAAGCTTCGGTCACCGAGCTCTTTGACAACCCGATCCACCCCTATACGCGCGGCCTCATGGGCGCCATTCCGCGCGGCCAGAGCGCCGAGCGCCTGACCGACATTCCGGGCACGGTGCCGCCGATCTGGAACCTGCCCAAGGGCTGCGCCTTCGCGCCCCGCTGCCCGGGCGCCTCGGCGCGCTGCCTCGAAGAGCGTCCGCCTTTCGTAGAAAAATCGCCCGGCCATTTCGCCGCCTGCTGGGAACACGACAATGTCTGA
- a CDS encoding ABC transporter ATP-binding protein produces MSEANAPLLEVHGLKVHFPIRKGVLQRQVGSVKAVDGVDFSIGRGQTLSLVGESGCGKSTTGLALMGLVKATEGSVSFDGQQVGSFRGATLRSYRKRMQIVFQDPFSSLNPRQRVAEIIRAPLDIHNIGTMAERKERVAELMARVGLRPDQANNFAHQFSGGQRQRIGIARALALKPDIIVCDEPVSALDVSVQAQILNLLADLQRDLGVSYLFISHDLGVVEHISDEVAVMYLGKIVERAPKAEIFANPIHPYSELLMKSAPSLDPRNRHKFEARNDDIPSATNKPSGCAFHTRCPLATDVCKTTEPELTPRAGGRLAACHHR; encoded by the coding sequence ATGTCTGAAGCCAACGCTCCCCTGCTCGAGGTCCATGGCCTCAAGGTTCACTTCCCCATCCGCAAGGGCGTCCTCCAGCGTCAGGTCGGCTCGGTCAAGGCCGTCGACGGCGTCGACTTCTCCATCGGTCGCGGCCAGACGCTGAGCCTCGTGGGCGAAAGCGGCTGCGGCAAGTCCACGACGGGCCTCGCGCTCATGGGCCTCGTCAAGGCCACGGAGGGTTCGGTGAGCTTCGACGGCCAGCAGGTCGGCAGCTTCCGCGGCGCGACGCTGCGCAGCTATCGCAAGCGCATGCAGATCGTGTTCCAGGACCCGTTCTCCTCGCTCAACCCGCGCCAGCGCGTCGCCGAGATCATCCGCGCGCCGCTCGACATCCACAACATCGGCACCATGGCCGAACGCAAGGAGCGCGTGGCCGAGCTCATGGCCCGCGTGGGCCTGCGCCCCGACCAGGCCAACAATTTCGCCCACCAGTTCTCTGGAGGCCAGCGCCAGCGTATCGGCATTGCCCGTGCGCTGGCGCTGAAGCCAGACATCATCGTCTGCGACGAGCCGGTCTCGGCGCTCGACGTGTCGGTGCAGGCGCAGATCCTCAACCTGCTGGCCGACCTCCAGCGCGACCTCGGCGTCTCCTACCTCTTCATCTCCCACGACCTGGGCGTGGTGGAACACATCTCCGATGAAGTGGCGGTGATGTATCTCGGCAAGATCGTCGAGCGGGCACCGAAGGCCGAGATTTTCGCCAACCCGATCCACCCCTATTCCGAACTGCTGATGAAGTCGGCGCCTTCGCTCGACCCGCGCAACCGGCACAAATTCGAGGCCCGCAACGACGACATCCCGAGCGCGACGAATAAGCCCAGCGGCTGCGCGTTCCATACACGGTGCCCGCTGGCGACCGATGTGTGCAAGACGACCGAGCCGGAACTGACCCCGCGCGCCGGCGGGCGGTTGGCGGCGTGTCATCACCGGTGA
- a CDS encoding metal-dependent hydrolase family protein, which translates to MSSTLFTGGRVLDAEAGVLREGLDVLIQDGTIRAVGQNLSADAEKIDLKGKTLMPGLIDCHVHVVAETLNLWANIIAPTSLAALRSARVMEEALQRGFTTLRDLGGADIGLVQGVDEGLIDGPRLVICGKGLTTTGGHADLRPRTDDRPTMMHERLGSMGYIVDGVDDCRKVAREMIKGGAKFIKIMANGGVSSPNDPIESIQFSRDEILAIVEEAENAGIYVSAHVYTDAAIRRCAELGVHSLEHCNLITPETAKIAADKGCIAVPTLVAYEALHLEGKRFGFGETEFAKIDTVRKGGLKSLEIMRDAGLPMAFGSDLLGELRSYHCMEFELLAKVLTPAEIIRSATIIGAQLCQMEGKIGVIAEGAHADLVVVDGNPLEDITRLMSDGAHLPLIMRGGQVFKNTLN; encoded by the coding sequence ATGTCATCCACTCTCTTTACCGGCGGCCGGGTGCTGGATGCCGAAGCTGGCGTTTTGCGTGAAGGACTTGATGTTTTGATTCAGGACGGCACCATCCGTGCCGTGGGCCAGAACCTCTCCGCCGATGCCGAAAAAATCGACCTCAAGGGCAAGACGCTGATGCCCGGCCTCATCGACTGCCACGTGCATGTCGTCGCCGAGACGCTCAACCTCTGGGCCAACATCATCGCCCCGACTTCGCTGGCGGCCCTGCGCTCGGCGCGCGTCATGGAAGAAGCGCTCCAGCGCGGCTTCACCACCCTGCGCGATCTCGGCGGCGCCGATATTGGCCTCGTCCAGGGTGTCGATGAAGGCCTCATCGACGGGCCCCGCCTCGTCATCTGCGGCAAGGGGCTCACCACCACCGGCGGCCATGCCGACCTCCGCCCGCGCACCGACGACCGCCCGACCATGATGCACGAGCGTCTCGGCTCGATGGGCTACATCGTCGATGGCGTCGATGATTGCCGCAAGGTCGCCCGCGAGATGATCAAGGGCGGCGCCAAATTCATCAAGATCATGGCCAATGGCGGCGTGTCCTCGCCGAACGACCCGATCGAATCCATCCAGTTCTCGCGTGACGAAATCCTCGCCATCGTCGAGGAAGCCGAGAATGCCGGTATCTATGTCTCCGCCCACGTCTACACCGACGCCGCCATCCGCCGTTGCGCCGAGCTCGGCGTGCACTCGCTCGAGCACTGCAACCTGATCACCCCCGAGACGGCGAAGATCGCTGCCGACAAGGGCTGCATCGCCGTGCCGACGCTTGTCGCATACGAAGCCCTGCACCTCGAAGGCAAGCGTTTCGGGTTCGGCGAGACCGAGTTCGCCAAGATCGACACCGTCCGTAAGGGCGGCCTCAAGTCGCTCGAAATCATGCGCGATGCCGGCCTGCCGATGGCTTTCGGCTCCGACCTGCTGGGCGAGCTGCGCTCCTACCATTGCATGGAGTTCGAACTGCTGGCCAAGGTGCTCACCCCCGCCGAGATCATCCGCTCGGCCACCATTATCGGCGCGCAGCTGTGCCAGATGGAAGGCAAGATCGGCGTCATCGCCGAAGGCGCCCATGCGGACCTCGTCGTCGTCGACGGCAACCCGCTCGAAGACATCACCCGTCTCATGTCGGACGGCGCCCACCTGCCCCTCATCATGCGCGGCGGTCAGGTGTTCAAGAACACGCTGAACTAG
- a CDS encoding HAD-IA family hydrolase encodes MSELKALIFDVDGTLAETEEQHRLAFNAAFHDAGLPYEWSVDRYRELLGVTGGKQRMAAFFAGIGDTTSPAAIAELHRAKNRIYAEAVADGQVRLRTGIARLLMEAREAGMRLAIATTTSRENLLALLHATMGSAHRIFEVMVTGEDVAVLKPDPEVYLKALTQLGLPAENCLAFEDSAAGLESATRAGLQTVVTPSLYTSHHRFGPAALVVSSLGEPGSPPRVCQGGLAPDTHVDLAVLRGLVG; translated from the coding sequence ATGTCTGAGCTCAAGGCTCTGATCTTCGACGTCGACGGCACCCTGGCAGAAACTGAAGAGCAGCACAGACTGGCGTTCAACGCTGCTTTTCACGACGCCGGGCTCCCGTACGAATGGTCGGTGGATCGCTACCGCGAACTGCTGGGCGTGACCGGCGGCAAGCAGCGCATGGCTGCGTTCTTCGCGGGGATCGGCGACACGACGAGCCCTGCTGCCATCGCCGAACTGCATCGCGCCAAGAACCGGATCTATGCCGAGGCCGTGGCCGATGGCCAGGTTCGCCTGCGCACAGGTATCGCGCGGCTGCTGATGGAGGCGAGGGAAGCCGGGATGCGGCTCGCCATCGCCACCACCACCAGCCGTGAAAACCTGCTGGCGCTGCTGCATGCGACCATGGGCTCGGCCCACCGCATCTTCGAGGTGATGGTCACCGGCGAGGATGTCGCCGTGCTCAAGCCCGACCCCGAAGTCTACCTCAAGGCGCTGACGCAGCTTGGCCTGCCGGCCGAGAACTGCCTCGCCTTCGAGGATTCAGCGGCGGGGCTGGAAAGCGCCACGCGGGCAGGGCTGCAGACGGTGGTGACGCCATCGCTCTATACCAGCCACCACCGGTTCGGACCGGCGGCACTGGTGGTGAGTTCGCTCGGCGAACCCGGAAGCCCGCCGCGCGTGTGCCAGGGTGGACTGGCGCCGGATACGCATGTGGACCTGGCGGTGCTGCGGGGATTGGTGGGGTAG
- a CDS encoding HAD-IA family hydrolase: MTEEGTVAWPRVILFDLDGTLIDSVPDIAESANLMLAREGLNPLTIDEVRAMIGHGIRVLTKRIFAARGQDLDGEALDYKTAIMSGIYAENLTVRTTVHAGAREILAHYRSLGAKLAVVTNKPQLATETVLDAFELSGDFDLVVGDSGMPRKPEPDMLLHAIKQLGASPADAIMVGDSPADIDSARAAGIASVGVRGGYTNVPLEDLRPGAIIEQLSDLPKAVEALRADV; this comes from the coding sequence ATGACAGAAGAAGGCACGGTCGCCTGGCCGCGCGTGATTCTCTTCGACCTGGACGGGACGCTCATCGATTCCGTTCCCGACATCGCGGAGTCCGCCAACCTGATGCTGGCGCGCGAAGGTCTCAACCCGCTCACCATCGACGAAGTGCGCGCGATGATCGGCCACGGCATCCGCGTGTTGACCAAGCGCATCTTCGCCGCGCGCGGACAGGACCTCGACGGCGAGGCGCTGGACTACAAGACCGCCATCATGTCCGGCATCTATGCCGAGAACCTGACGGTGCGCACCACGGTCCATGCCGGCGCGCGCGAGATTCTGGCGCATTACCGCAGCCTGGGCGCCAAGCTGGCGGTGGTGACCAACAAGCCGCAACTGGCGACCGAGACGGTGCTCGACGCGTTCGAGCTTTCCGGCGACTTCGACCTCGTGGTCGGCGACAGCGGCATGCCGCGCAAGCCCGAACCCGACATGCTGCTGCACGCCATCAAGCAGCTCGGCGCTTCGCCGGCCGACGCCATCATGGTCGGCGACAGCCCGGCCGACATTGATTCCGCCCGCGCCGCCGGTATTGCCTCGGTCGGCGTTCGCGGCGGCTATACGAACGTGCCGCTGGAAGACCTCCGGCCCGGCGCCATCATCGAGCAGCTTTCCGACCTGCCCAAGGCGGTCGAAGCTCTGCGTGCGGATGTCTGA